Proteins encoded together in one Roseibacterium elongatum DSM 19469 window:
- a CDS encoding mechanosensitive ion channel domain-containing protein has product MIRVLAFLLVIGLAASLPAIVTAQESADQPGGAISVDSDIGQDTAMAERIRDILRQLDGYRDVSVSVADGIVTLRGTVLEAAQVDALNGLVGRVEGVVAIENEVVESTDVVERLSPAIERIEGRIAQFVAFLPLIIVAATAGLFVMYLGFFLARRRWPWDRIAPNAFIADIYRQIIRLVFVIGGIVLTLDLLNLTALLGTILGAAGIVGLAIGFAVRDTVENFISSIMLSIRQPFRPKDLVEIEGEMGHVIRLTSRATILLSLDGNHIRLPNSMVFKAKIINYTRNDERRFTFLLGVHPDADIARAQQIVLDALNELPFTLETPPPAVWVEGLGASTIDITAAAWILQHKTSIGMAKGETIRVVKARLEAEGITLPEPTYRLTGTGSIETIITDQPTRPIPTPPPAGAEPVEAQQVGVGETRALQDIIEAEREALPGEDLLQREAPQE; this is encoded by the coding sequence ATGATACGTGTTCTTGCCTTTCTTCTGGTGATCGGCCTGGCGGCAAGCCTGCCGGCAATTGTCACCGCCCAGGAAAGCGCCGACCAGCCCGGTGGCGCCATATCCGTGGACAGCGATATCGGCCAGGACACCGCCATGGCCGAACGCATCCGCGATATCCTGCGCCAGTTGGATGGCTATCGGGATGTGTCGGTCTCGGTCGCCGATGGAATCGTGACGCTGCGGGGCACCGTGCTCGAGGCCGCGCAGGTCGATGCGCTCAACGGGCTTGTCGGGCGTGTCGAGGGCGTCGTGGCGATCGAGAACGAGGTGGTCGAATCCACCGATGTCGTCGAACGCCTGAGCCCCGCCATCGAGCGCATCGAGGGGCGGATCGCGCAATTCGTCGCCTTCCTGCCCCTGATAATCGTCGCGGCGACCGCCGGTCTGTTCGTCATGTATCTGGGGTTCTTTCTGGCGCGGCGGCGCTGGCCCTGGGACAGGATCGCGCCCAATGCCTTCATCGCCGATATCTACCGCCAGATCATCCGCCTGGTCTTTGTGATCGGCGGGATCGTCCTGACGCTGGATCTGCTGAACCTGACGGCGTTGCTGGGGACGATCCTCGGGGCGGCCGGTATCGTCGGCCTCGCCATCGGGTTTGCCGTGCGCGACACGGTCGAGAACTTCATCTCGTCGATCATGCTGTCGATCCGCCAACCCTTTCGCCCCAAGGACCTGGTCGAGATCGAGGGCGAGATGGGCCACGTCATCCGCCTGACCAGTCGTGCGACGATCCTGCTCAGCCTTGATGGTAACCATATTCGTCTGCCGAACTCGATGGTCTTCAAGGCCAAGATCATCAACTACACGCGCAATGACGAACGCCGTTTCACCTTTCTTCTTGGGGTGCATCCCGATGCCGATATCGCGCGCGCCCAGCAGATCGTCCTGGATGCCTTGAACGAGTTGCCCTTCACGCTCGAGACGCCGCCCCCCGCCGTCTGGGTCGAAGGGCTGGGCGCCTCGACCATCGACATCACCGCCGCGGCCTGGATCCTGCAGCACAAGACATCGATCGGCATGGCCAAGGGAGAGACGATTCGCGTCGTCAAGGCCCGCCTCGAGGCCGAAGGGATCACCCTGCCCGAACCGACCTATCGTCTGACCGGCACCGGCTCGATCGAGACGATCATCACCGATCAGCCGACCCGACCGATACCGACACCACCCCCTGCCGGCGCCGAACCCGTCGAGGCCCAACAGGTCGGGGTCGGCGAAACACGCGCCTTGCAAGACATCATTGAAGCCGAACGCGAGGCCTTGCCGGGCGAAGACCTGCTGCAACGCGAAGCCCCGCAAGAATAG
- a CDS encoding type I restriction-modification system subunit M → MSQSELSSLIWSVADLLRGDYRQSEYGRVILPFTVLRRLDCVLEPTKEAVLREKEEKAKEGINPDPFMRRVSGAAFYNASSLDMRRLVGDQDNIGPNLLSYVESFSPEVKDIFDRFAFAEQIDRLTKNKLLYLVTEKFAGLDLHPGRVSNMQMGLIFEELIRKFAEASNDTAGEHFTPREVIRLMVNLLFVEDDDVLSNPGVVRTIYDPTAGTGGMLSVADEYLSEHNPDARLTMYGQELNDLSYAICKADMLIKGQDVRNIVAGNTLSDDGHPDTKFDYMLSNPPFGVEWKKVQKEVKREHEIEGFNGRFGPGLPRVSDGSLLFLMHLLSKMRATKDGGSRFAIVLNGSPLFTGGAGSGESEIRRYVLENDLVEAIIGLPTDLFYNTGIATYVWVLSNRKPEHRKGLVQLIDASSLWQKMRKSLGSKRREISDEGISIVTRLFGDCAEARHATVLDSNGDVQASEILTGDEPAPDCPDGGKVRVMPLSLLLPNNAFGYRQITVERPLRVAYEWNDSSFPRLQALRQFEELDYAEQDMLAQLLSDRMYGARYLDKRSFLKDLSSGSVMQGPLLSQSLKRTILRLSEVPDDEGEVARDTRGQPKPNPKLRDTEIVPLAEEVEAYFKREVVPHVPDAWVDNDKTKIGYEIPFNRHFYVFQRPRDLEEIDAELEQVTRNIQRMLAELAA, encoded by the coding sequence ATGTCACAATCGGAGCTCTCTTCGCTGATTTGGTCTGTCGCTGATCTTCTGCGAGGTGACTACCGGCAGTCAGAATACGGGCGCGTCATCCTCCCCTTCACCGTCCTGCGCCGCCTCGACTGCGTCCTTGAGCCGACCAAGGAAGCCGTCCTCCGCGAGAAGGAGGAGAAGGCAAAAGAAGGTATCAACCCCGACCCCTTCATGCGCCGTGTCTCCGGGGCCGCCTTCTACAACGCCTCATCCCTCGACATGCGCCGCCTTGTCGGAGACCAGGACAACATCGGGCCGAACCTCCTGTCCTACGTCGAGAGCTTCTCACCCGAGGTGAAGGACATCTTCGACCGTTTCGCCTTCGCCGAGCAGATCGATCGGCTCACCAAGAACAAGCTCCTCTACCTCGTCACCGAGAAGTTCGCGGGCTTGGACCTGCATCCGGGCCGCGTGTCGAACATGCAGATGGGCCTGATCTTCGAGGAGTTGATCCGCAAGTTCGCCGAGGCCTCGAACGACACCGCAGGGGAACACTTCACTCCGCGCGAGGTCATCCGGCTCATGGTCAATCTCCTCTTCGTCGAGGATGACGATGTTCTGTCCAATCCAGGTGTCGTCCGCACGATCTATGATCCCACAGCGGGGACTGGCGGGATGCTCTCGGTGGCCGACGAGTACCTGTCCGAACACAACCCCGATGCCCGCCTCACCATGTACGGGCAGGAGTTGAACGACCTCTCCTACGCGATCTGCAAGGCTGACATGCTGATCAAGGGACAGGACGTTCGCAACATCGTCGCGGGCAACACCCTTTCAGACGATGGCCACCCCGACACCAAGTTCGACTACATGCTGTCCAACCCGCCCTTCGGCGTGGAGTGGAAGAAGGTCCAAAAGGAGGTGAAACGGGAACACGAAATTGAAGGCTTCAATGGTCGCTTCGGCCCCGGCCTTCCCCGCGTCTCGGACGGGTCACTCCTGTTCCTCATGCATCTCCTGTCCAAGATGCGCGCCACGAAGGACGGTGGCTCGCGCTTCGCGATCGTCCTGAACGGCTCCCCACTCTTCACCGGGGGCGCCGGGTCGGGCGAGAGCGAGATCCGCAGGTACGTGCTGGAGAACGACCTTGTCGAAGCGATCATCGGACTGCCGACCGACCTCTTCTACAACACCGGGATCGCGACGTATGTCTGGGTCCTGTCAAACCGTAAGCCCGAGCATCGCAAAGGCCTCGTGCAGCTGATCGACGCTAGTTCACTCTGGCAGAAGATGCGCAAGTCCCTCGGGTCCAAACGGCGCGAGATCAGTGACGAGGGCATTTCAATCGTCACCCGCCTTTTCGGTGATTGCGCCGAGGCGCGACACGCCACCGTCCTCGACTCGAACGGCGATGTTCAGGCGTCGGAGATCTTGACGGGCGATGAACCTGCGCCCGACTGCCCCGACGGAGGGAAAGTAAGGGTGATGCCACTGTCACTCCTGCTGCCCAACAACGCATTCGGTTACCGTCAGATCACCGTCGAGCGCCCACTCAGGGTTGCCTACGAGTGGAATGACAGCAGTTTTCCCCGACTGCAGGCGCTTCGCCAGTTCGAGGAACTGGACTATGCCGAGCAAGACATGCTTGCCCAGCTACTCTCGGACCGGATGTACGGCGCACGGTATCTGGACAAGCGTTCATTCCTGAAGGACCTCTCAAGCGGGTCGGTGATGCAGGGTCCACTTCTCTCTCAGTCCCTAAAGCGGACCATTCTGCGACTTTCCGAGGTGCCGGATGATGAAGGCGAGGTCGCAAGAGACACACGCGGACAGCCCAAGCCTAACCCCAAGCTGAGAGACACCGAGATCGTGCCTCTGGCAGAGGAAGTGGAGGCCTATTTCAAGCGCGAAGTGGTACCCCACGTCCCCGATGCCTGGGTCGATAACGACAAGACCAAGATCGGCTATGAGATCCCGTTCAACCGGCATTTCTACGTTTTCCAGCGGCCGCGTGATCTGGAGGAGATCGATGCGGAACTGGAGCAGGTTACGCGCAACATCCAACGAATGCTGGCGGAGCTGGCGGCATGA
- a CDS encoding restriction endonuclease subunit S, which translates to MSQSHPSYTDSGVAWLGDIPSTWATARLRFLVTLNPSKSEIAEFDRDDVVSFIPMEAVGEQGELALNRVRPIAEVENGYTYFRDGDVTFAKITPCFENGKRAIMRGLVSGCGFGTTELTVLRPRAGITESDFVFWLISAPEFRLLGEASMYGAGGQKRVPDSFVRDFIAPVPPLPEQRAIAAFLDRETGKIDALVEAQRRLIALLKEKRQAVISHAVTKGLDPDVRMKESAVEWLGEIPVHWEATPLKYLVTFRSGGTPDKSNPDYWDGDVPWVSARDLKSETINDSTLQITEHAVSSGAANLVPQGSVVVLVRGMTLAHTFPVCLAGRPMAINQDLKALNSNSSISNDYLALALRGLSDVSLARVDEAGHGTKALRMDAWTSLHVPVPPEAEQVKVLEFVGIETTKLDALVSEAEKAIALLQERRSALISAAVTGKIDVHGEVPETTEAA; encoded by the coding sequence ATGAGCCAGAGCCACCCAAGCTACACCGACAGTGGTGTTGCGTGGCTTGGAGACATCCCGAGCACTTGGGCTACTGCTCGTCTACGCTTCTTGGTGACGCTGAACCCCTCGAAGTCGGAGATCGCCGAGTTCGACCGCGATGACGTTGTGTCCTTCATCCCAATGGAGGCGGTTGGAGAACAGGGGGAACTCGCCCTTAATCGTGTGCGACCGATTGCTGAGGTCGAGAACGGCTACACCTACTTCAGAGACGGGGACGTAACGTTCGCGAAGATCACGCCATGCTTCGAGAATGGCAAGCGGGCCATCATGCGTGGCTTGGTCAGCGGCTGCGGTTTCGGGACGACCGAGCTGACCGTGCTGCGCCCTCGCGCCGGGATCACAGAGAGCGATTTTGTCTTCTGGCTGATCTCTGCCCCGGAGTTCAGGCTTCTTGGCGAGGCCAGTATGTACGGCGCTGGAGGGCAGAAGCGCGTACCGGACAGTTTCGTACGCGACTTCATCGCCCCTGTCCCACCCCTCCCCGAACAACGCGCCATCGCGGCGTTTCTTGACCGGGAGACGGGGAAGATCGATGCGCTGGTGGAGGCGCAGCGGCGGTTGATCGCGCTTCTGAAGGAAAAGCGCCAGGCCGTCATCTCCCACGCCGTTACCAAGGGTCTCGATCCGGATGTCCGGATGAAAGAATCGGCGGTGGAGTGGCTAGGCGAGATCCCAGTGCATTGGGAAGCAACGCCGCTGAAGTACCTCGTTACCTTCAGAAGCGGCGGAACTCCTGACAAGAGCAACCCGGACTACTGGGACGGCGATGTCCCATGGGTTTCGGCGCGGGATCTCAAAAGCGAGACGATTAATGACAGCACGTTGCAGATCACCGAGCACGCTGTGTCTTCGGGGGCCGCAAATCTTGTTCCACAGGGTTCCGTTGTTGTGCTTGTGCGAGGCATGACCCTTGCTCACACATTCCCCGTCTGTCTTGCTGGACGGCCAATGGCGATCAATCAAGACTTAAAAGCCCTTAACAGCAACAGTTCGATCTCGAATGACTACCTCGCACTCGCGTTGCGTGGTCTGTCTGACGTGTCTTTGGCGCGAGTGGACGAAGCTGGGCATGGAACGAAAGCCTTGAGGATGGACGCGTGGACCTCACTGCACGTGCCAGTCCCTCCCGAAGCTGAACAAGTCAAGGTTCTTGAGTTTGTCGGGATAGAGACCACCAAGCTCGATGCTTTGGTGTCCGAAGCCGAAAAGGCCATCGCCCTCCTACAAGAACGCCGTAGCGCCCTGATCTCCGCCGCCGTCACCGGCAAGATCGACGTGCATGGCGAAGTCCCCGAGACGACGGAGGCGGCATGA
- a CDS encoding DUF4268 domain-containing protein, which yields MIAKIERVPLREVWPHEAYDFTQWLEENIDVLSDAIDRNIVNVEREKKTESTFSVDLVGEDEAGSAIIIENQLEKSNHDHLGKLITYLTAMQANTAVWIVAEPRPEHVAALAWLNESTNADFFLLKLEAIRIENSPPAPLLTLIVGPSEEGKSIGRSKAEMSERDHERLRFWTQLIEHPNAKLHAHTTPGRHTWQGVSSGIIRGVSFNYAVSKGGAQAEVYIDRGKDMNDENLQIFDQLYAKKDAIEEAFGGSLTWERLEGRRACRISAKVGGGFRDPETTWAATHDRMTDAMNRLVNAVRPHLKAVKILDGGGEMGGVNSETLG from the coding sequence ATGATCGCGAAGATCGAACGTGTTCCGCTGCGCGAGGTCTGGCCGCACGAGGCCTATGACTTCACCCAATGGCTCGAAGAGAACATCGATGTCCTGAGTGATGCGATCGACCGCAACATCGTGAACGTGGAGCGTGAGAAGAAGACCGAGAGTACCTTCAGCGTGGATCTCGTCGGCGAGGACGAGGCCGGGTCCGCCATCATCATCGAGAACCAGCTCGAGAAGAGCAACCACGACCACCTCGGCAAGCTCATCACCTACCTGACAGCCATGCAAGCCAACACGGCTGTCTGGATCGTTGCCGAGCCGCGCCCTGAGCATGTGGCAGCGCTGGCATGGCTGAACGAGTCCACCAACGCGGATTTCTTCTTGCTGAAGCTCGAAGCGATCCGGATTGAGAACTCCCCTCCGGCCCCTTTGCTGACACTGATCGTGGGGCCATCGGAAGAAGGCAAGTCAATCGGGCGCAGCAAAGCGGAGATGAGCGAGCGAGATCACGAGCGGCTTCGCTTCTGGACGCAGCTTATTGAACATCCGAATGCCAAGCTCCACGCACATACGACACCGGGACGACACACTTGGCAGGGCGTAAGTTCGGGCATCATCCGTGGCGTCAGTTTCAATTACGCCGTGTCGAAGGGTGGTGCACAGGCGGAGGTCTACATCGATCGCGGGAAGGACATGAACGACGAGAACCTCCAGATCTTCGACCAGCTCTATGCGAAGAAGGATGCCATTGAAGAAGCCTTCGGCGGTTCCCTCACGTGGGAGCGTCTTGAAGGCCGGAGGGCCTGTCGGATCAGCGCGAAAGTCGGCGGCGGCTTCCGTGACCCCGAGACCACTTGGGCCGCGACCCATGATCGGATGACGGACGCGATGAACAGGTTGGTCAACGCCGTCCGTCCGCACCTGAAAGCCGTGAAAATCCTTGATGGCGGTGGGGAGATGGGCGGTGTGAACTCCGAGACCCTCGGATGA
- a CDS encoding type I restriction endonuclease subunit R: MNIHKEISFEDEICEYLAAHGWLHDREDAKRYDRVRALYAPDLIEWVKTSQPKAWEAIAGSGEAALLDRVRKQIDARGTLDVLRHGIDMIGFRGTLKLAEFKPALAENPEIVARYQANRLRVVRQVKYSTANENSIDLVLFVNGIPVATAELKTDFTQSVGDAVDQYRYDRPPRHGGRTEPLLSFPSGALVHFAVSNAEVFMTTRLDSKSTRFLPFNKGDEGGAGNPLNPNGHRTSYLWEEVWERESWLELIGRYIIAQKDKKGQPSALIFPRYHQLDATRQLVRTVLQEGPGQKYLIQHSAGSGKTNSIAWSAHFLADLHDASKRKMFDTVIVVSDRRVIDGQLQEAIFSFERTLGVVETIKGDGGSKSGQLAQALADGKKIVVCTIQTFPFALDEVRRLSASQGKTFAVIADEAHSSQTGEAASKLKAALSPEELEDLKDGGEYSSEDILAAQMKARASDKGVTYVAFTATPKAKTMELFGRRPDPNAPTGKDNLPEPFHVYSMRQAIEEGFILDVLQNYTPYSLAFRLASEGKELESDQVERDAAMRGLMSWVRLHPHNISQKVKIVVEHYRANVTHLLDGRAKAMVVLQSRKEAVRWKLAIDKYIKDQGYPIGTLVAFSGEVNDKESGPEPFSETGASMNPDLRGRDIKEAFDTDGFHILLVANKFQTGFDQPLLCAMYVDRRLAGVQAVQTLSRLNRAYSKGGVVKDTTYVLDFSDSSEEVLKAFSQYYGRAELEDVTDPNLIYDLKAKLDGSGHYDEFEVDRVVRAELDPASKQSDLVKAVEPVAQRIVKTYAEAKRRWIEARSKKDEAVEKEARDTMSSLELLKGDMQTYLRVYAFLSQIFDYGNTAVEKRAIFFRYLVKLLEFGREREEVDLSKVVLTHHKLSSKGGRSLSPDGEDTKLKPATELGSGQAGDPEKVRLAEIIERVNDLFEGDLTDADKLVYVNEVLRKKLMESEVLAQQARNNSKEQFAASPNLSEELLNAIIDSFAAHTAMSKQALDSEKVRERIKDILLGPGQLWDKLREAAR; encoded by the coding sequence ATGAACATCCATAAGGAGATCAGCTTCGAGGACGAGATCTGCGAGTACCTCGCCGCTCATGGCTGGCTCCACGATCGCGAGGATGCGAAGCGGTACGACAGGGTGCGGGCGCTCTATGCCCCTGACCTCATCGAATGGGTGAAGACGTCTCAGCCCAAGGCATGGGAGGCCATCGCCGGATCTGGAGAAGCCGCTCTTCTCGACCGGGTACGCAAGCAGATCGACGCGCGGGGAACTCTCGATGTCCTACGGCACGGCATCGACATGATCGGCTTTCGCGGCACTCTGAAGCTCGCCGAGTTCAAGCCCGCACTGGCAGAGAACCCCGAGATCGTTGCGCGATATCAGGCGAATCGGCTGCGGGTCGTTCGGCAGGTGAAGTACTCGACGGCAAACGAGAACTCGATCGACCTCGTCCTGTTCGTCAACGGCATCCCTGTGGCCACAGCAGAGCTGAAGACCGACTTCACACAGAGCGTCGGTGATGCTGTCGATCAGTACCGATACGATCGCCCTCCAAGACACGGTGGCCGGACCGAGCCGCTCCTGAGCTTCCCAAGCGGGGCCTTGGTCCACTTCGCGGTGAGCAACGCGGAAGTGTTCATGACCACCCGATTGGACAGCAAGTCCACCCGTTTCCTGCCGTTCAACAAGGGCGATGAAGGCGGCGCTGGGAACCCGCTGAACCCGAACGGGCATCGGACCTCCTATCTCTGGGAAGAAGTCTGGGAGCGCGAAAGCTGGCTGGAGCTGATCGGTCGCTACATCATCGCCCAGAAGGACAAGAAAGGTCAGCCGAGCGCGCTGATCTTCCCCCGGTACCACCAGCTTGACGCCACCCGGCAACTGGTTCGCACAGTTCTGCAGGAAGGGCCGGGGCAGAAGTACCTGATCCAGCACTCGGCTGGATCTGGGAAGACGAACTCGATCGCATGGTCGGCACACTTCCTGGCGGATCTCCACGATGCGTCCAAGCGAAAGATGTTCGATACGGTGATCGTCGTGTCCGACCGACGGGTCATTGACGGACAGCTTCAGGAGGCGATCTTCAGTTTCGAGAGAACGCTCGGCGTTGTCGAGACGATCAAGGGCGATGGAGGTAGCAAGAGTGGGCAACTTGCCCAAGCCCTGGCAGACGGAAAGAAGATCGTCGTCTGTACGATCCAGACCTTTCCCTTCGCGCTTGACGAGGTGAGGCGGCTTTCAGCGTCTCAGGGCAAGACCTTCGCTGTGATCGCAGACGAAGCCCATAGCTCCCAGACCGGCGAGGCTGCGTCGAAGCTCAAGGCGGCGTTGTCGCCAGAAGAGCTGGAAGACCTCAAGGACGGCGGGGAGTACAGCAGCGAGGACATCCTCGCTGCACAAATGAAGGCACGGGCCAGCGATAAGGGCGTGACCTACGTTGCCTTCACGGCCACGCCGAAGGCGAAGACCATGGAGCTGTTCGGGCGTCGTCCCGATCCGAACGCACCTACGGGCAAAGACAACCTCCCGGAGCCATTCCACGTCTACTCGATGCGTCAAGCCATCGAGGAGGGTTTCATCCTCGACGTCTTGCAGAACTACACGCCCTACAGCCTCGCCTTCCGACTCGCGTCAGAAGGGAAGGAACTGGAAAGCGACCAAGTTGAACGTGACGCGGCCATGCGGGGCCTGATGAGCTGGGTACGGCTGCATCCCCACAACATCAGCCAGAAGGTGAAGATCGTCGTTGAACACTACCGGGCGAACGTCACCCACCTCCTCGACGGTCGCGCTAAGGCCATGGTCGTGCTTCAGTCGCGGAAGGAAGCCGTTCGCTGGAAGCTCGCGATCGACAAGTACATCAAGGACCAAGGATACCCGATCGGGACACTGGTCGCGTTCTCCGGCGAGGTTAACGACAAGGAGAGCGGGCCGGAACCGTTCAGCGAGACCGGCGCATCGATGAACCCGGATCTGCGGGGGCGTGACATCAAGGAAGCGTTCGACACCGACGGCTTCCACATCCTTCTCGTGGCGAACAAGTTCCAGACCGGCTTCGATCAACCTCTACTCTGTGCCATGTACGTGGATCGACGGCTCGCGGGCGTACAGGCAGTACAGACCCTGTCGCGTCTGAACCGGGCCTACTCAAAGGGTGGCGTGGTCAAGGATACAACGTATGTCCTCGATTTCTCGGACAGCTCAGAGGAAGTGCTGAAGGCGTTCAGCCAGTACTACGGTCGCGCCGAGTTGGAAGACGTGACCGACCCCAACCTGATCTACGATCTCAAGGCGAAGCTGGACGGTTCTGGTCACTACGACGAGTTCGAGGTCGACCGCGTCGTCCGTGCGGAACTCGACCCGGCATCCAAGCAGAGCGACCTTGTGAAGGCGGTTGAGCCAGTCGCCCAGCGCATCGTGAAGACCTACGCAGAAGCGAAGCGTCGCTGGATTGAAGCCAGGTCCAAGAAGGACGAGGCAGTCGAGAAAGAGGCACGGGACACCATGAGCAGTCTGGAGCTGCTCAAGGGCGACATGCAGACCTACCTCAGAGTCTACGCGTTCCTCTCGCAGATCTTCGACTACGGGAATACGGCAGTCGAGAAGCGGGCGATCTTCTTCAGGTACCTCGTGAAGCTCTTGGAGTTCGGGAGAGAACGAGAAGAGGTTGATCTGTCCAAGGTCGTGCTTACCCACCACAAGCTGTCGTCCAAGGGCGGGCGTTCACTGTCACCAGATGGCGAGGACACCAAGCTGAAACCTGCGACCGAACTTGGGTCAGGTCAGGCCGGCGATCCCGAAAAGGTGCGGCTCGCCGAGATCATTGAGCGGGTGAATGACCTGTTCGAGGGCGACCTCACCGACGCCGACAAGCTCGTCTACGTCAACGAGGTCCTGCGCAAGAAGCTGATGGAGTCCGAGGTCCTTGCCCAACAGGCGCGCAACAACAGCAAGGAGCAGTTTGCGGCCTCGCCGAACCTGTCAGAGGAGTTACTGAACGCAATCATAGACTCCTTCGCCGCCCACACCGCTATGAGCAAGCAAGCATTGGACAGCGAGAAGGTTCGTGAGAGGATAAAGGACATTTTGCTCGGACCCGGGCAACTCTGGGATAAGCTCCGTGAAGCGGCTCGCTAG
- a CDS encoding IS3 family transposase (programmed frameshift), which yields MKRSRFSEEQIIAILKQQESGLATADVCREHGISSATFYKWKAKFGGLEVSDARKLKALEDENTKLKKLLAEQMLDNAMLRDVAFKKMVTPAARREAVAHLCEAHQVSQRRACSVVGADRSSVRYQSVRPDDADLRKAMKAVAAERRRFGYRRVHVMLERQGWQVNLKKLRRLYREEKLQVRKRGGRKRALGTRRPMLVPERPNERWSLDFVSDAFTDGRRFRVLAIVDDFSRECLALVADTSLSGLRVTRELSAIMARRGRPRTIVSDNGTELTSMAVLRWCQETRIGWHYIAPGKPMQNGFIESFNGSFRDELLNETLFSTLAEAREKIGAWKEDYNRNRPHSSLGNLTPQEFAMKSRLETKAA from the exons ATGAAGAGATCACGGTTCAGCGAAGAGCAGATTATCGCGATCCTGAAGCAGCAGGAGAGCGGCCTGGCGACGGCGGATGTGTGCCGGGAACATGGGATCAGCTCGGCCACGTTCTACAAATGGAAAGCGAAGTTTGGTGGGCTCGAAGTGTCGGATGCCCGGAAGCTGAAGGCGCTTGAGGACGAGAACACAAAGCTGAAGAAGCTGTTGGCCGAGCAGATGCTGGACAACGCGATGCTGCGAGACGTTGCAT TCAAAAAAATGGTGACGCCCGCGGCCAGGCGGGAAGCCGTGGCGCATCTGTGCGAAGCGCACCAGGTGAGCCAGCGGCGGGCGTGTTCAGTTGTCGGGGCGGATCGGTCGAGCGTACGCTATCAAAGCGTGCGCCCGGACGATGCCGATCTACGCAAGGCGATGAAGGCTGTGGCGGCCGAGCGCCGTCGGTTCGGCTATCGGCGGGTGCATGTGATGCTGGAACGACAAGGCTGGCAAGTGAACCTGAAGAAGCTGAGGCGGCTTTACCGCGAGGAGAAGCTGCAGGTGAGGAAGCGCGGCGGTCGCAAACGGGCGCTCGGGACACGCAGGCCGATGCTGGTTCCGGAACGGCCCAATGAGCGCTGGAGCCTGGATTTCGTCTCGGACGCCTTTACAGATGGACGCAGGTTCCGGGTTTTGGCCATCGTGGACGACTTCAGTCGCGAATGTCTGGCATTGGTTGCGGACACTTCGCTTTCGGGGCTGCGGGTCACACGAGAGCTGTCAGCGATCATGGCCAGACGCGGACGACCCAGAACGATTGTCAGCGACAACGGCACGGAACTAACCAGTATGGCGGTGCTCAGATGGTGCCAGGAAACGCGGATCGGCTGGCACTACATCGCGCCGGGAAAGCCGATGCAGAACGGCTTCATCGAATCGTTCAACGGCAGCTTCCGGGACGAGCTCTTGAACGAGACCCTGTTCTCAACGCTGGCCGAAGCCCGTGAAAAGATCGGCGCATGGAAGGAGGACTACAACCGAAACAGACCCCACTCATCCCTGGGCAATCTCACGCCGCAGGAGTTTGCAATGAAATCGAGACTGGAAACGAAGGCCGCATGA
- a CDS encoding DUF6538 domain-containing protein yields the protein MAGSLHYLKKRGHTWYFQRAVPRDLRQKLGRDQIVETLRTRDVSEAMSRRTERAAHWEAVFSQLRGSLRPDASVSPREVYQDTIGYLRSADVDVEAANANRSPDDEQFTEYDLLQDRLLTEAGDQHGLDEEGRPLAMSPVQQARWDALQDYRRERRGKPLQAESRYGLKITEARDRYLARASLDGDEQTIRQHRTTLSRLAEFLSDKPLQAVTKADVGRFMGALETLDPKWGKSPSDSERSFEEIRQRYSGTGRQLSDATDLRPVSSSILR from the coding sequence ATGGCTGGCAGTCTGCACTACCTCAAGAAACGTGGTCACACTTGGTACTTCCAGCGAGCCGTGCCGCGTGACCTTCGTCAGAAGTTGGGCCGCGATCAGATCGTCGAGACGCTCCGGACCCGAGATGTAAGCGAGGCGATGTCCAGAAGGACAGAAAGGGCGGCGCATTGGGAGGCTGTCTTCTCGCAGCTACGCGGTTCTTTGCGCCCCGATGCGAGTGTGTCGCCTAGGGAAGTGTATCAGGACACCATTGGCTACCTCAGAAGCGCCGACGTCGATGTTGAAGCAGCCAACGCCAACCGCTCGCCGGACGACGAGCAGTTTACCGAATACGACCTTCTTCAGGATCGTCTTCTTACCGAAGCTGGTGATCAGCATGGTCTGGACGAGGAGGGACGGCCCTTGGCTATGTCTCCAGTCCAACAGGCAAGGTGGGATGCTCTTCAGGACTACCGGCGTGAGCGACGGGGCAAGCCGCTGCAAGCAGAGAGCCGCTATGGTCTGAAGATCACGGAGGCGCGTGATCGCTACCTTGCCCGTGCCTCGCTGGACGGAGACGAGCAGACGATCCGCCAACACAGGACCACGCTTTCGCGTCTCGCTGAGTTCCTATCTGATAAACCCTTGCAAGCTGTGACGAAGGCAGATGTTGGGCGTTTCATGGGTGCGCTGGAGACACTCGATCCGAAATGGGGGAAGTCTCCAAGCGACAGCGAGAGATCATTCGAAGAGATCCGTCAGCGTTACAGCGGTACTGGGCGGCAGCTTTCTGATGCCACTGACCTGAGACCCGTTTCCTCATCCATTTTGAGGTAG